One Trichoderma atroviride chromosome 7, complete sequence DNA segment encodes these proteins:
- a CDS encoding uncharacterized protein (EggNog:ENOG41~CAZy:CE4): protein MGKKRVLVSWGVDVDAVAGWLGSYGGQDSTNDISRGIFAATVGTQRMLKMFDKYNIKATWFIPGHTLESFPTDMAAVRDAGHEIGLHGYSHENPADMTLEQQQTVLDKTYRLLTEFCGKPPKGSVAPWWEASAEGAQLLLDYGIEYDHSLSHHDCQAYYLRTGDSWTKIDYGKHPNEWMKPLVNGKETGLVEIPANWYIDDLPPMMFIKAAPNSHGYANPRDVEDIWRDTFDYCYREYDEFIFPITCHPDVSGRPQVILMHERLIEHFKKHEGVEFVTMGYISDDFKKRNPPMAGAATPARAGSILGQKPSR, encoded by the exons ATGGGCAAAAAACGAGTTTTGGTGAGCTGGGGCGTTGACGTTGACGCTGTTGCAGGATGGTTGGGCTCCTATGGAGGGCAGGACTCAACAAACGACATCAGCAGAG GAATATTTGCGGCCACTGTTGGAACGCAGCGCATGCTAAAGATGTTCGATAAATACAATATTAAAGCAACATGGTTCATTCCGGGTCACACCCTTGAATCATTTCCAACGGATATGGCGGCAGTGCGAGATGCTGGTCATGAGATTGGGCTGCACGGCTACTCACATGAGAACCCAGCGGACATGACGttggagcaacagcaaactgTTCTCGATAAAACCTATAGGCTGCTTACTGAGTTCTGCGGCAAACCACCAAAAGGGAGTGTCGCGCCTTGGTGGGAAGCAAGCGCCGAGGGAGCGCAGCTACTGCTGGATTATGGAATCGAGTATGACCATAGTCTTAGCCACCATGACTGTCAGGCATATTATCTTCGAACTGGAGATTCTTGGACCAAGATTGACTATGGTAAACATCCAAATGAATGGATGAAACCCTTGGTCAATGGCAAAGAAACTGGGCTGGTAGAAATTCCTGCAAACTGGTACATTGATGATCTTCCGCCGATGATGTTTATCAAAGCCGCGCCCAACAGCCACGGATATGCAAACCCGCGAGACGTCGAAGATATTTGGAGAGATACTTTTGACTATTGCTACAGAGAGTATGACGAGTTTATATTCCCCATCACTTGCCATCCCGACGTCTCCGGTCGGCCACAGGTCATCTTGATGCACGAACG CCTTATAGAGCACTTCAAAAAACATGAAGGGGTGGAATTTGTGACCATGGGTTACATTTCTGACGATTTCAAGAAGCGAAATCCTCCAATGGCCGGTGCTGCAACACCAGCCCGGGCGGGCTCGATCTTGGGACAAAAGCCATCTCGTTGA
- a CDS encoding uncharacterized protein (EggNog:ENOG41) — translation MNQPTTTGVGRGGYGRACMTCFKAKTRCLRPKVGAACVRCSRLAKECVAAPAGRRTNLGQGSTQAGCSKTAKIEQKLDSLVAILQSRVPSTLSQNGNLLIRGSLTGGEANQKVTTTSIEDTLSSTPFSSPTSLHASTGDTEASCISQMERDITSLSGQDAENALDFFRCRILPAFPFMHIPASSTARAVCKAYPSLWLCIISITSKSLAQKRVLGDMIRKNLAQGILVDEKRNLDLLLACIAYMGWVHHHMKEEPRLTTWVRLATTVILDLRLNQSPADEARESQANDSVEKRRAVLGAYLTSSIVCNFQNSETLFQWTPYMEDCLQDLAHAPQWIGDKVLVSQIKFHRVIDQIPCSLREKLEPGAIIPFAMALHGHLQEVHTNLSQDLKQNNLILLYFHSVKLLVDEIEFNSYVPDAGKININANASPVTQMQRLQCLHRCLGSVDAWCSTFFSMSSDVYFESPFAVVSHQLSRILKMLVNLTFLCESGWDCNEVRAKVDLFDTIEIVASGLDRLQDLLDGDDGVEGQSVKASRALRLNKSTIQAEFLSRQQSASGCAGADGGQYNLPELFCGNAGYPLNIFLDNQWTSEAWESVEVGEGWVASE, via the exons ATGAATCAACCAACAACGACGGGCGTCGGCCGAGGTGGGTACGGCCGCGCCTGTATGACCTGTTTCAAAGCAAAGACTAGATGCTTGAGACCGAAAGTCGGAGCAGCCTGTGTGAG ATGCAGTCGACTTGCAAAGGAGTGTGTAGCTGCGCCGGCCGGCCGCAGAACAAATCTTGGACAAGGCTCGACACAGGCTGGCTGTTCAAAAACAGCAAAGATCGAGCAAAAGCTCGACAGCTTAGTCGCTATACTGCAGTCTCGGGTTCCTTCAACACTGTCCCAAAATGGGAACCTTCTAATTCGTGGGTCTCTTACTGGCGGGGAAGCCAACCAAAAGGTCACCACTACTAGCATTGAGGATACGCTCTCCTCCACTCCATTTTCGTCACCCACTTCTCTCCATGCGTCAACGGGAGATACAGAGGCTTCTTGTATATCACAAATGGAGCGTGATATCACAAGCCTTTCGGGTCAGGATGCCGAGAATGCTCTCGACTTCTTCCGCTGCCGTATCTTGCCAGCTTTTCCGTTCATGCATATTCCAGCCTCATCAACCGCGCGGGCTGTGTGCAAGGCATACCCAAGCTTGTGGCTTTGCATCATATCCATCACTAGCAAATCGTTGGCACAGAAAAGGGTCCTAGGAGACATGATCAGGAAAAATCTCGCTCAGGGAATACTCGTGGACGAGAAAAGGAATCTGGATCTTCTGCTGGCGTGTATTGCGTACATGGGGTG GGTACACCATCACATGAAAGAAGAACCTCGTCTAACCACTTGGGTGCGACTCGCAACGACTGTTATACTTGACCTGCGGTTAAATCAGTCACCTGCTGATGAAGCTCGCGAATCTCAAGCCAATGATAGTGTTGAAAAACGGAGGGCTGTTCTGGGAGCTTATCTGACTAGCTCAAT AGTCTGCAACTTTCAGAACTCCGAGACGCTTTTTCAGTGGACACCATATATGGAAGACTGTTTGCAAGATTTAGCGCATGCTCCTCAATGGATCGGTGACAAGGTATTGGTCTCGCAGATCAAATTTCACAGGGTCATTGATCAGATACCGTGCTCTCTACGTGAGAAACTGGAACCCGGGGCTATTATTCCGTTTGCAATGGCGTTGCATGGCCACCTGCAAGAAGTTCATACAAATTTGTCTCAGGATCTCAAACAAAACA atttaatattactttacTTCCACAGTGTGAAGCTGTTGGTGGATGAGATAGAGTTCAACAGTTATGTGCCAGATGCGGGCAAAATCAACATTAATGCAAACGCTTCGCCAGTAACGCAAATGCAACGGTTACAGTGTCTTCACAGGTGCCTCGGCTCAGTTGATGCGTGGTGCAGCACATTCTTTAGCATGTCTAGCGACGTCTATTTCGAGTCGCCTTTCGCCGTAGTCTCTCATCAACTTAGCCGGATTCTAAAGATGCTTGTCAACCTGACATTCTTATGTGAATCCGGCTGGGATTGCAACGAAGTGCGGGCAAAGGTCGATCTTTTTGATACGATTGAAATTGTCGCGTCTGGCCTTGATAGACTTCAAGATTTGCTGGATGGCGACGACGGAGTTGAGGGACAATCGGTCAAGGCGTCTAGGGCACTACGACTCAACAAATCGACCATTCAAGCGGAGTTTCTTTCCCGACAACAAAGCGCTTCAGGGTGTGCGGGGGCTGATGGAGGGCAATACAATCTACCAGAATTGTTTTGTGGCAATGCGGGGTACCCTCTGAATATCTTTCTTGACAACCAATGGACATCAGAAGCTTGGGAAAGTGTAGAAGTCGGAGAAGGATGGGTAGCGAGCGAGTAG
- a CDS encoding uncharacterized protein (EggNog:ENOG41~CAZy:AA7~SECRETED:SignalP(1-31)): protein MWSFFASARLPLYAFPFFYLAVSSFAPSCKPIPGDKQWPSQEAWDSLNQTTSGRLVRPIPPGAVCHQEQPYALFDEDVCEIVRARWTNWDFQTSDLVSTGSNNWSNDTCLPYPEFPCTAAGYPAYVINATSITDVQAGVLFANKYALRLVVHSTGHDLLGRSNAPHSLSINTHHLKEMKLQDSFVPQGCQQRKHYKAVTLGAGSQMSEVYSALADHNLVIVGGSCETVSLGGYLTGGGYGALTPWLGLAVDQILEVEVVLPNGHVVIANSCQNQELFWAIRGGGGSTFGVLISATVKTFPSPSFASVSLIATASRPYAQGTSSLVAYILSQFPYFASHNMSGALFGGPSQTTFTKDPVAAFSLGMDLMGTENQTLVRNILKPVEKYIQTHFTEFNVSVSTSISANWMDYYMTHKDNTGAGTDELVTSRLIDAEHLTRHSSLLLKAATALVERNALIIGTLVGGVGLANAERMATSVQPGWKTSILHLIAAKSWPALNQTAYNEVKSDLEQITTQLQALGPETGAYINEASALDPDWRRLYWGNNYERLVQVKRAVDPNDVFWCPLCAGNERFQEVEGRVCRVNK from the exons ATGTGGTCATTTTTTGCTTCCGCTCGCCTGCCTCTCTACGCCTTCCCTTTCTTTTACCTCGCTGTATCATCCTTCGCCCCGTCGTGCAAACCGATACCTGGCGACAAGCAGTGGCCATCGCAGGAGGCATGGGACAGCTTGAATCAGACAACATCTGGTCGTCTTGTCCGCCCTATACCACCTGGTGCAGTATGCCATCAAGAGCAACCCTACGCCCTATTCGACGAAGACGTGTGTGAAATAGTGCGAGCAAGATGGACCAATTGGGACTTCCAAACCAGCGACTTGGTGTCAACGGGCAGTAACAATTGGTCTAATGATACGTGTCTACCTTACCCTGAATTCCCTTGCACAGCTGCGGGTTACCCTGCCTATGTTATCAATGCCACATCAATTACCGATGTTCAAGCCGGTGTACTCTTTG CCAATAAATACGCCCTTCGTTTAGTGGTTCATTCAACTGGGCACGATCTTCTCGGGCGATCTAATGCTCCACACTCTTTATCCATCAACACACACCATCTCAAAGAAATGAAACTACAAGACTCGTTCGTTCCTCAGGGATGCCAACAACGCAAACACTACAAAGCAGTCACATTAGGTGCTGGCAGTCAAATGAGTGAGGTTTATAGCGCTCTCGCTGACCATAATCTTGTGATTGTCGGCGGCTCCTGCGAGACTGTCTCACTTGGTGGGTATCTTACCGGTGGAGGATACGGCGCCTTGACTCCGTGGCTTGGATTAGCGGTCGATCAAATCCTTGAGGTTGAGGTGGTGCTTCCAAATGGGCACGTTGTGATAGCAAATTCTTGCCAGAATCAAGAACTGTTCTGGGCAATACGCGGC GGCGGCGGGAGTACTTTTGGGGTTCTAATTTCTGCGACGGTCAAAACTTTCCCTTCTCCGAGCTTTGCCAGCGTCAGCCTCATTGCCACTGCATCGCGTCCTTATGCTCAAGGGACATCCTCACTAGTTGCATACATTCTCTCTCAATTTCCTTATTTCGCTTCTCACAACATGTCTGGGGCTCTTTTTGGCGGCCCCAGCCAAACAACCTTCACCAAGGACCCTGTCGCCGCATTCTCTCTGGGCATGGATCTTATGGGAACTGAAAATCAGACTTTGGTGCGGAACATTCTCAAACCTGTTGAGAAATATATTCAAACTCACTTTACCGAGTTCAACGTATCTGTTTCTACGTCGATATCGGCCAATTGGATGGATTATTACATGACACATAAAGACAATACTGGCGCAGGAACAGATGAGCTGGTCACATCCCGTTTAATCGATGCTGAACATCTAACCAGACACAGCAGCTTGTTACTGAAGGCTGCAACCGCGCTTGTTGAAAGAAATGCTCTGATCATTGGCACCCTAGTTGGTGGTGTCGGGCTTGCCAATGCTGAAAGGATGGCCACTTCTGTGCAGCCGGGTTGGAAGACTTCAATCCTTCACCTTA TCGCAGCAAAAAGTTGGCCTGCGCTCAACCAAACAGCCTATAATGAAGTGAAGTCTGATTTGGAGCAAATAACGACCCAATTGCAAGCCCTCGGTCCCGAGACTGGGGCTTACATCAACGAG GCAAGCGCGCTTGATCCAGATTGGAGGAGATTGTACTGGGGCAATAATTATGAACGCCTGGTTCAAGTCAAAAGAGCCGTTGACCCAAACGACGTTTTCTGGTGTCCGTTGTGTGCTGGTAATGAGCGCTTCCAAGAGGTGGAGGGCAGAGTATGCCGAGTCAACAAGTAA
- a CDS encoding uncharacterized protein (EggNog:ENOG41) gives MDTIRCLLILMGYATWEDSELLREALNLQSVLVHSLREVGLRESQAIDPSSTNLSWIDWAEQESVRRTKLVSFTFIHVHSIAYNVYPALRSNEIYLRLPCSTKEWNAQSTAQWQAARRNVKSEQLHFQDALSRLLTNAEGNTQINPIPVPLGNYILLHGLLQRIHLIRELSLSTLDYSTALPDEELNKIERALRSWTRVWKQAPESSLDPSNENGPIPFTSSALLGLAYNCKGPIPITESFLDPRPYILYACAEHPRPAWN, from the exons ATGGACACAATCCGTTGTTTATTGATTCTCATGGGCTACGCCACTTGGGAAGATTCAGAGCTTCTTCGTGAAGCATTGAACCTCCAGAGCGTTCTTGTTCATTCTCTTAGAGAGGTCGGGCTAAGGGAATCCCAGGCAATCGACCCAAGCTCCACGAACCTGTCGTGGATCGACTGGGCGGAACAAGAGTCGGTCAGAAGAACAAAACTAGTGTCATTCACCTTCATTCACGTCCACAGCATCGCATACAATGTTTACCCAGCACTGCGAAGTAATGAGATTTATCTTCGCTTACCCTGCTCAACAAAAGAGTGGAATGCTCAATCTACTGCTCAATGGCAAGCTGCACGACGCAACGTAAAGTCAGAGCAGCTTCATTTCCAAGATGCCTTATCTCGCCTTCTCACAAATGCGGAAGGCAACACCCAGATAAATCCCATACCGGTGCCGCTTGGAAATTACATATTGCTTCATGGGCTTCTTCAGAGGATACATCTGATACGAGAACTTTCTCTTTCTACACTGGATTACTCTACGGCTTTGCCAGATGAGGAGCTCAACAAGATTGA ACGGGCACTCCGATCTTGGACTCGGGTGTGGAAGCAAGCTCCAGAATCCAGCCTCGATCCTTCGAACGAGAATGGGCCAATCCCATTCACATCCAGtgccctccttggccttgcgtAT AATTGCAAAGgccccatccccatcacGGAGTCGTTTCTTGATCCCCGCCCTTATATACTCTACGCATGCGCTGAGCATCCCCGTCCGGCTTGGAATTGA
- a CDS encoding uncharacterized protein (EggNog:ENOG41) yields the protein MTPPASSHNPIESRQVQSHHPPTARRNSCIYCPRSFKRAEHLQRHIRIHTKDKPYICHCGTAFARRDLLTRHERLSHDHVSPYQRVQASTNLQTPKSDTAAQPHADALNAVDISISNWTAPDSVKGTASQWPHHDHSSDALYQDLSNNALGTLSQAEGPIHLVAETATDQQFVQHMPQNEEDAFLGPEATLTFFNDDGSHFQEFARFLDGIGLPAEWTPPDIRHELDASEAEAEGHDTRVSNDAYSRNGESSPSSPFGSWPPSVPQGDQPLSSVSDKG from the exons ATGACACCTCCAGCCTCCAGTCACAACCCCATCGAGAGTCGGCAAGTCCAAAGCCACCACCCACCTACTGCAAGAAGAAATTCCTGTATATACTGTCCGCGGAGTTTCAAGCGCGCCGAGCACCTACAGCGCCATATTCGCATTC ATACCAAGGATAAGCCGTATATCTGCCACTGTGGAACAGCTTTCGCACGCCGTGATCTGCTCACTCGGCATGAGAGGCTATCTCACGACCACGTTAGCCCTTACCAAAGAGTTCAAGCATCGACCAATCTTCAGACCCCGAAGAGTGATACTGCTGCACAACCACATGCAGACGCACTCAATGCAGTAGACATTTCGATATCCAACTGGACGGCACCTGACTCTGTAAAGGGTACCGCAAGCCAATGGCCTCATCATGATCATAGCAGTGATGCGCTTTATCAGGATTTGTCCAATAATGCACTAGGCACATTATCGCAGGCCGAGGGGCCTATTCATCTCGTGGCGGAGACAGCGACCGATCAACAATTTGTGCAGCATATGCCTCAAAATGAGGAAGATGCGTTTCTAGGTCCAG AGGCGACACTTACTTTCttcaatgatgatggaagtCATTTCCAGGAATTCGCCAGATTTCTTGATGGCATAGGACTTCCAGCAGAGTGGACACCTCCTGACATTAGGCATGAACTCGATGCGAgcgaggctgaagctgaaggcCATGACACGAGGGTGTCGAATGATGCATACTCGAGGAATGGCGAATCAAGCCCCAGTTCCCCTTTCGGCTCATGGCCGCCTTCAGTGCCACAAGGCGACCAGCCTTTGAGCTCTGTATCAGACAAAGGTTAA
- a CDS encoding uncharacterized protein (EggNog:ENOG41~TransMembrane:12 (i12-33o67-86i98-117o123-142i162-182o188-209i276-303o315-335i342-363o369-395i407-425o437-458i)), protein MARFLGLRGSKLSMATIILIVGPAYFTFGYNLAVAGGLLTLESFVKQFPQMDTINTTGAQNKLNSNIQGAVSALFTVGGFLGALSTIPLGDLLGRRRIIFFGSALVVIGAVLMSSSYSLAQLIVARLVQGCGTGAITATVPVWQSELSGSAHRGSHVVTEGLFIAAGIAASQWIDLGFFFIGSSSVSWRVPLIIQVPLPILVMIFVFYMPESPRWLLLKNHLKEAREILCILRDEDENSSAIQREIAEVETSLEMIGSVSRWDVFKMGEKRNFHRLMLGIGGQSFSQLCGVNSITFYATIIFQQRLKLDAIKARLLGGGMTTIQIVGALAAVLTIDRLGRRPLMLMSSAGMCITMVIITGTTSTTNNQAALIVAVVCFFIYNMSYTFGFLGLTFLYSTEVAPPHLRAKISGFSNCMTWLMNFVVVEVTPTGFDNIQYRYYIIWAVINFFIFTTVFFLYPETNGRTLEEMDEVFMLSNNIFDSRKIAMSLSKRETFDHESITEKVTAQQVDQASK, encoded by the exons ATGGCTCGCTTTCTCGGTCTCAGAGGCTCGAAGCTGAGCATGGCCACAATCATATTGATTGTTGGTCCGGCATATTTTACATTTGGTTATAATTTGGCCGTTGCCGGTGGCCTTCTCACTTTGGAGTCGTTTGTCAAGCAGTTCCCTCAAATGGACACCATTAATACTACTGGAGCTCAGAATAAACTAAACTCCAACATTCAAG GCGCCGTATCTGCTCTATTTACCGTTGGTGGTTTCCTGGGTGCCCTATCCACCATTCCCCTAGGAGATTTACTCGGCCGTCGTCGCATTATCTTTTTTGGTTCAGCATTAGTTGTCATCGGCGCTGTTTTGATGTCATCCTCGTACTCTCTGGCACAATTAATTGTAGCGAGATTGGTACAAGGTTGCGGCACTGGTGCCATCACTGCCACTGTTCCTGTATGGCAATCTGAACTTTCAGGATCAGCCCACAGAGGATCTCACGTTGTCACAGAGGGGCTTTTCATTGCCGCGGGTATTGCTGCCTCTCAGTGGATTGaccttggcttcttttttattGGTTCATCTTCTGTATCATGGAGAGTGCCTCTTATCATCCAAGTCCCCTTGCCAATTTTGGTCATGATCTTTGTCTTCTATATGCCAGAGTCCCCCCGATGGCTTTTGCTGAAGAACCATCTCAAAGAGGCACGTGAGATTCTGTGTATCCTTAgagatgaggatgaaaatTCGTCGGCCATTCAGAGAGAAATTGCAGAGGTTGAAACGTCACTTGAAATGATTGGAAGTGTCTCGCGATGGGACGTGTTTAAGATGGGTGAAAAGAGGAACTTTCATCGTCTCATGCTAGGAATCGGAGGGCAATCGTTCTCGCAACTTTGCGGTGTCAATTCGATTACCTTTTATGCAACAATTATCTTTCAGCAACGCTTGAAGCTGGATGCTATTAAAGCAAGACTACTCGGTGGCGGTATGACGACCATTCAGATTGTTGGAGCCCTTGCGGCTGTCCTGACCATTGACCGCCTCGGCCGTCGGCCCTTGATGCTTATGAGCTCTGCCGGCATGTGCATAACAATGGTCATCATCACAGGAACTACTTCGACCACCAATAACCAAGCGGCACTGATCGTAGCCGttgtctgcttcttcatctatAACATGTCCTACACGTTCGGATTTTTGGGTTTGACATTTCTTTACTCGACTGAGGTGGCCCCTCCTCATTTACGCGCCAAGATTAGCGGTTTCTCTAACTGCATGACATGGCTGATGAACTTTGTCGTTGTTGAAGTTACGCCTACCGGTTTCGACAATATTCAGTATCGCTACTACATAATATGGGCAGtcatcaacttcttcatATTCACGACTGTGTTTTTTCTGTATCCGGAAACGAATGGCCGAACATTagaagagatggacgagGTCTTTATGCTGTCAAATAATATTTTTGACAGCCGTAAGATTGCCATGAGCCTTTCCAAGAGAGAGACCTTCGACCATGAGTCAATAACCGAAAAGGTCACCGCTCAGCAAGTCGATCAAGCATCAAAGTGA
- a CDS encoding uncharacterized protein (EggNog:ENOG41), with translation MEGPKIFITGATGYIGGSVLSKVVETHPEFQITALMRNATSDFTSRYPNVSIVQGTFDDFEVIENAAQDAEIVIHTGDIDHPGCAKAILSGLARKTSKSFLIHLTGTACISDMNEQSWEGKVNEHIWDDVQDIDKIYNLPETAWHHAIDQWIADASNDKVKTLTICPPDLYGQSTTVGGRTTYLVPEYVAAIMKYKEAFYLGEGQNVRAVTHIDDLTELFVLVLERYLEGGQDLQYGREGFYFATADEVAWKSTAEAINKIGQEQGWLPAGTRTVSWTKEQLAAVLPDRSALTLYIWGSNSRARSTRAKKLGWKPHGPSFWETLPQDCQVAANKQPFSALGIV, from the exons ATGGAAGGCCCGAAAATATTCAT CACTGGAGCCACGGGGTACATTGGCGGAAGCGTATTGAGCAAAGTTGTCGAGACTCACCCTGAGTTTCAGATAACTGCGCTTATGAGAAATGCTACCAGCGACTTTACTTCCAGATATCCTAACGTTAGTATTGTCCAAGGTACCTTCGATGACTTTGAAGTCATAGAAAATGCGGCCCAGGACGCCGAAATTGTCATCC ATACCGGCGATATTGACCACCCCGGCTGCGCAAAAGCAATCTTGTCTGGGCTGGCCAGGAAAACGTCCAAAAGCTTCCTCATTCATCTAACAGGCACTGCTTGCATCTCAGATATGAATGAGCAGTCTTGGGAAGGTAAAGTCAATGAGCACATCTGGGATGACGTTCAGGACATAGATAAGATCTACAACCTCCCCGAGACCGCGTGGCACCACGCCATTGATCAGTGGATCGCGGATGCCAGCAACGACAAGGTCAAGACGTTGACTATTTGCCCCCCAGATCTGTATGGCCAGAGCACCACAGTCGGTGGCAGGACGACATACTTGGTGCCCGAATATGTGGCTGCAATTATGAAATACAAGGAGGCGTTCTATCTAGGCGAGGGACAAAACGTGAGAGCTGTTACGCACATCGATGACCTTACGGAGCTTTTTGTCCTTGTTCTGGAAAGGTATCTGGAGGGAGGTCAAGATCTACAGTATGGTAGAGAG GGCTTCTACTTTGCGACCGCGGACGAGGTGGCCTGGAAGTCGACCGCAGAAGCCATAAACAAGATCGGCCAGGAGCAGGGTTGGTTGCCTGCTGGCACCCGAACAGTGTCTTGGACCAAGGAACAGCTGGCTGCGGTACTTCCCGACAGGTCTGCGCTGACATTATATATCTGGGGTTCCAACAGTAGGGCTAGGTCGACGAGGGCTAAGAAGCTAGGATGGAAGCCGCATGGGCCTAGTTTTTGGGAGACGCTGCCCCAGGATTGCCAGGTAGCTGCAAACAAGCAGCCGTTTTCTGCCTTGGGTATAGTATAA
- a CDS encoding uncharacterized protein (EggNog:ENOG41~TransMembrane:12 (i67-89o101-121i133-152o158-180i192-212o218-241i302-329o341-361i382-402o408-432i444-465o477-500i)), which produces MFQRSLVATMTSPGEKGPTDVETGVQITDGQQDVMESRLPDQEVTTWDGPDDPENPYNWALSRKISVALVCSTSQLVTTMSASMIAPAMDQILKDLHMSTSAGQIAFGVFFLGLGFTPFLVAPLAEMYGRKPIWLIGNLWYIIWNSLCPVGFSAALMIIGRFMCAAGACVGVTLTGPVLADMFPAKDRGKSLALAGLLPYLGPALGPIIGGLAAERLWWPWLFWILSAFDALALVLGFFIIRESYAPVLLRRKAEAIAEQTTADGVPKKSVAARFSIFYQDLSARIGPAMRRPIRLLTHRPIIQLIALAMAVDFGVYTLVLSTFASLWIDQYHQNETDASLHYIAIALGAFACAQAGGRLMDFMWHRMKSARPDREPTPEWRVPYVIIGLIPCVAGTFWYAWSAEERVHWAVVDVGVFFFTAGNFMFSQGLLAYNVDEFTSTRAASASAATRLGTYVLGFVFPIFAPELYKNLGYGWGNSLLGFLYGVMGIGIIAVLWIWGEKIRAIGRTAEEEKEKII; this is translated from the exons ATGTTTCAGAGGTCTTTAGTCGCAACGATGACTTCTCCAGGAGAAAAAGGCCCAACGGACGTCGAAACCGGTGTTCAAATCACGGATGGCCAACAAGATGTAATGGAGTCGCGATTGCCGGATCAAGAG GTCACCACCTGGGATGGCCCCGACGATCCAGAGAATCCCTACAACTGGGCCCTATCTCGAAAGATCTCTGTTGCCCTCGTCTGCTCGACTAGTCAACTCGTCACAACCATGTCAGCCAGTATGATTGCGCCGGCCATGGATCAAATTCTAAAAGATCTTCACATGAGCACGTCTGCTGGCCAAATTGCCTTTGGTGTTTTCTTCCTCGGGTTGGGTTTCACGCCCTTCCTAGTCGCGCCCCTCGCCGAAATGTACGGGCGGAAACCGATATGGCTGATTGGAAACCTTTGGTATATCATTTGGAATTCTCTTTGTCCCGTCGGCTTCTCTGCGGCTTTGATGATCATAGGGAGATTTATGTGCGCAGCCGGGGCGTGCGTTGGAGTTACC CTAACCGGGCCAGTCCTCGCTGACATGTTTCCTGCCAAAGATCGTGGCAAATCTTTGGCACTCGCCGGACTGCTTCCCTACCTTGGACCTGCACTTGGCCCGATCATCGGTGGTTTGGCTGCCGAGCGTCTgtggtggccgtggctgTTCTGGATCCTCTCTGCCTTTGATGCTCTCGCTCTTgtgctgggcttcttcaTTATACGAGAATCCTACGCACCAGTACTGCTGCGACGCAAAGCCGAAGCCATTGCAGAGCAAACTACTGCAGATGGGGTACCGAAGAAGTCCGTGGCTGCTCGCTTTAGCATTTTTTATCAAGATTTATCGGCTCGCATAGGTCCGGCTATGAGGCGCCCAATTCGTCTCCTAACTCACCGGCCAATCATCCAACTTATCGCTCTCGCAATGGCTGTAGATTTTGGCGTTTATACCCTTGTATTGTCGACATTCGCTTCGCTCTGGATCGATCAATACCATCAGAATGAGACCGATGCCAGTTTACACTACATCGCCATTGCCCTTGGTGCATTTGCTTGCGCCCAAGCAGGTGGCCGTTTAATGGACTTTATGTGGCACAGAATGAAATCGGCGAGACCAGATCGCGAGCCCACGCCCGAATGGCGGGTTCCATATGTCATTATAGGGCTAATACCATGCGTCGCAGGAACATTTTGGTATGCGTGGTCAGCAGAAGAGCGCGTGCACTGGGCTGTTGTTGATGTAggtgttttcttcttcacagcaGGCAACTTTATGTTCTCACAAGGTTTGTTGGCCTACAATGTTGACGAGTTCACGAGCACGAGGGCTGCTAGTGCCAGTGCAGCGACTCGTCTAGGGACATATGTACTAGGCTTTGTGTTTCCTATCTTTGCGCCGGAGCTGTACAAGAATCTAGGTTATGGCTGGGGAAACAGTCTTCTAGGCTTTTTGTACGGCGTTATGGGCATCGGGATTATTGCAGTTTTATGGATTTGGGGCGAGAAGATTAGAGCAATTGGGAGGAcagcagaggaggagaaagaaaagattatATAA